The sequence below is a genomic window from Flagellimonas marinaquae.
ATTTTCAAAATAAATTTTTTACAAAAATAATCTAAATAATATTTAGATAACAATTTATTTACATTAATTTAATGTTGACAAATTGATCTCCGAACATCAATTATAATCGCAACTTAGAATAGACAAGGCATTCCATAAATACCGATAGTCAACTCCTATGAGTTTCACTCTTTTAGATTTTGATAGGACTTTAGTAAATTGACTTCTTAATGTTTTCATAAATATGAAAATCAAATGGTTCCATAGGCAAAAAATATCAAACTATCTCTTATATTTAGCCGATTGCGAATAATTTTAAAAATAAAAAATGACCCAAGATCTATTAATTGAAAAGGCAGAGGAGTTTGAAAAAAGACCCATGAGCCACATGTCCACAAGTGATAGGGTTGAGGCCTCGAGAGAAGCAAAAAGTTTAATCCTATCCATTAACGAGATATATAAGAAAACCAAGGATTCCAAGTTAATGGAAGTTATGAAGAACATTACCGCCAAAAAGCGCAAAATCGAAAAGCGCCTAAAAGGTACCCCACTGGTTTAAATAATTTTATACAAATCTATTGCGAAAGGGCGTTGGTTAGGACCAACGCCCTTTCGCAATACTACAAACAAGCTTCCTCACAATTATTTAACCTCTTGCTTATCAGTAAGAAATAGGAATTTATTTTCTATTTCCTTCTACCAAAAAGGTTGTTTTCCCATCTACATAGCTTTTACGACCACTTATGTTGCATTTGCCGCAACCAATAAAAATATGCATTGGAATTATTGGTGTTTTAGATAATTTAGGTCTGTAGTTTTAACTCAACTAAATCAAAAACACCCAAAAAATGAACACTATAGAAGCAAAGTTAGGATACTTGTTCTGGTATGCTGTAATTGCACTGTCCGTCTACTCCCTATTAAGTAGTATTTATCTCTACTTTAATTAAGCTATACTAAACACCGACCAAAATATCCTCAGTTAGTAATGTGTCTGATCAGGCTCCTTTTTAGGGGCCTTTTTATTTCCATTCCATTTTAGGGAGCATTATTTCCCTTTTATTGTGAGAGTTCTCCACATTGATCAGTACTTCGTTCAAAAAAGAAATGGCCTCGCCAATATGGGGGCCTTTGTTCAACATAACACATTCGGCCTGTACAGAAGATGTAATATCCGTAATCTCCGACCTGGATGGCATCCCCTTTTTTGCCAATCCCTCCAAAACTTGGGTGGCCCAAACTACCGGGACATGGGCGGCACTTGAAAAGGAAAGTATCCCTTCTTGTACCATCCCCATGCTCTTCCACCCCACCTCAAGAGCAAGATCTCCTCGAGCTATCATTATCCCTATCCGTTTTCGCTGCATTGCCATAATTAAAATATTGATAAGGTTTTGGTACGACAATTTGGTCTCTATTTTTAAAATAACCCCCAAATTTACACCTGCGCCCAATCTTTCCAATTCAACATAAAGCTCATTAACGTCTTCTGCATTGTTAACATAGGAATAATTGACAATGTCCGCGTTTTCGACCACAAATTTGAGATCCTGCCTATCCTTTTCGGTCAATCCGGATATACCCAGATCCAAAGTCGGAAAATTAATTCCTTTTTCTCCTTTTAATTTAGAGCCTCCCTCTCCTGCTCTAGTTATCTCAACCCGAAAAGAATCTGCCCCCACCGATACGACCTTGCCTTCAATCTTACCATCGTCGAACAGAATGGGCGCTCCGGTTTCCATCCTTTGAATTATTTGAGGAGGCACGCAACTTACCTCTGCTGGCACTACCACCTTTCCCTCATGGTCCAACGTTGCCTCTACGGCAACATCCGATCGGCCGGTAACCACGAGCACATCGCCTTTGTTAAGTCGCAAAAATTCTTTTCTCTTCTTTTTCTTCTTTTTATGGTAACCCAAATCAATTTTTCCTGTTCTTACTTTGGCGCCGGACAAATCCATGGCGACCTTTACCATGGTGTTGCACTCCAGCGCCGCCTTTCTAACATTCCTTATAATGGCCGACCATACCTCCGGGGAATCGTGGGCACAATTTATTCGAGCACAATCCATTCCGTTTTTAACCATTTCCAAAACCAATCCATAATTCTCTGCCGCCTCGGTCGGTTGGGTGACCATTATGCGAACTCTTCGCGATCTTTTGGATTTTCCGAACAATTTGTTGGTATGTTTTTTTAACAGCTTTGCCCCGGCCCCAATGCCCAAGATTCTATCCTCTGCCAAATCTGGTGGCATACCCATCAAACTATGAACAATAAGTTTTAGTTTGAGCAGGCTTCCCAATATATTTCCTTCGGAATTGGCCAAACGTGTCAGTCCCAATTGCTTGAGCCCTTTTTGCATTTTTCTTGCATCAAAACTTCGAAAAGCCGCATAGTGCATTAGATTTTTTACACTCTCCTTGTACGTTCGGGACACCATTTCCACCAATTCGTAGCACTCAAGGTCTTTTTCCTGAATCAGCTCTATGACCTGGTCAATTTGTACTAGTATTTTTTGAAGTTGATCTACCGTAAGGCCCATACCTACTTTTTACTACAAAGATGAGCTTGAAACTTTATAAAAAAACTGATGTTCATCAGGCAGTGCTACTTTGCTCAAAATATTTTATAAAGATGATGAAGCTGCACTTTTTGCCTTGTTCTTCACAAGAATGTTGGCACCTTCAAAAATCCATACCCGACCATATCCTTTCTGGGAAAAAATTCATCTTTCTTGAAAGGAACGAACCTAAAAATCTACCTATCTTTAAGCATCGATTTGCAACAACAACTAAATATAAATACGTTGAGCAAGAATCTACTTCTTATCCTAACACGAAATCCGGAACTTGGCAAATGTAAAACCCGTTTGGCAGCAAAAGTGGGAGATACGGCTGCTCTGGATATTTATAAGTTTCTTTTACGCCATACGGTTTCCATTACCCAAGATCTACAAGTAGAGAAATGGGTCTTGTATTCTGAAAATATTTGGGAAGACGATATTTGGAGCAACCTTGGCTATAAAAAAAAATTGCAGGTCGGGGAAGATTTGGGCGAACGCATGTCACATGCGTTTGCCGAAGGTTTTAGGGCAGGATTCGAGAATATTATTGTTATTGGTAGCGATATGTTCCATTTGGACCAATCCGATCTGGAAAAAGCGTTTCTCCAACTCCAATCCAACGATTACGTAGTGGGACCTGCCGAAGATGGTGGATATTATCTTTTGGGGATGAAATCCCTGCAAGCAGCATTGTTCGAGAACAAAGCATGGGGAACCGATACCGTTTTGTCCGATACCCTAAAAGATTTAAGATCCAAAACCGTTTATTTTTTGGACGAGAGAAACGATGTTGATCATTACGAAGACATTAAAGATATTGAGGCCTTTGAGCCATTTTTAAAACACATTGAGCCATGACACAAAATCAAATCGACGAATCGGTAGATTATTTAAACAAAAGAGGCTTTGAAAATCCTGAAATAGGCATTGTACTCGGAACAGGGCTTGGTCAACTCATTGACAGCATCGAAAACCCGATAGAGGCCCATTACAACCATATACCCCATTTCCCGTTGGCCACTGTAGAATTCCATACCGGTAAGTTGATCTACGGAACCATTGAGGGTAAATCCGCCGTGGTAATGCAAGGGCGTTTTCATTTATACGAAGGCTACGATTTTTTGGATATTACCTATCCGATACGGGTAATGCACCAACTGGGCATAAAAAAACTGTTCGTTTCCAATGCCGCAGGGGCTATTAACCTAGAATTTAAAAAAGGCGACATTATGCTAATCGAAGACCATATCAACCTACAAGGCGGCTCCCCATTGGCATTTAAGAATGTGGGTGAGTTTGGAGATCGTTTTGTGGATATGAGCGAGCCCTACGACCTGCAAATGCGACAAAAGATAGAGCAAATAGCCACTAAAGAACATATTTCCCTAAAAAAGGGCGTCTATGCCTCGGTCGTTGGTCCACAATTGGAAACCAAGGCAGAATACCGCATGTTGAAAATAATGGGTGCCGATGCGGTGGGCATGAGTACCGTTCCAGAAGTTATAATAGCCAATCAACTACGGTTACCTATTGTGGCGGTCTCGGTATTGACCGACGAATGCGACCCGGACAACCTACAACCCGTAAAGGTTCAAGAAATTTTGAAGATAGCTGGTGAAACCGAACCCAAAATGATCAAACTATTTAAAGAGCTCATTAAGGACCTTTAAGCAATTTTACTCTGGTGAAAGGCCTAGCAAACCTGCCCATTAGCTCTATTTATAAAAGAAATACCGTTTTTACTTAACTGATTTCCCTAGAGTAATGATCGTCCCCGTCAATTCTCAAATTCCACATCGGCATAATCGTTCATAATGCCATGGCTGATCAAATTGGCAAATTCCTTTTTGTTCGGTTTGAGCGATATTTTGCTATCAGATTGTGGAGAAGTCTTTTCCAAGGTAAGCAGACTTATGGCCGGGAGTATGTTTTTTGCTAAATACAGACTGTGTTGGTCTTCAAAAATAAGACTGGCCTCATCTACTGTTTTATTGGAAATATTCTTTTGTTTAAACACTTTTTGAATACTCTGTGCAAAGCGTTGCCCCTGCGAACTTTTGTTATAGTGGTAAACAGCGACATCCATGGCACTGCTACCTGAAATATTCTCGCTCCGGATAACCAGTACCCGCTGATATTTACCCTTGTGCTGTAGATAGCGTTTGTTGATCACATTTACGTAGTTCCCCATTGGATTTTCGTTCGCCGATTTGGTCTTCGGCAAATCTTCTTCCATAATGTATACTTTGGCACCATGCGTCATAAGTTCGGCCGCCAATTGTTGAGAAATATCGCTTAAAAAACTATCTCCTTCACTCCTGTTTTCCGCAATTAGGTAATATACAGCATCTTTTAATTTTTCGCTCTTTAACGACATTTGGGCAAGTTCCTTATCAAAAATTGGCGCCTCTTCTTCGTTTTTGGGTGCTACGATTATACCTGTTTTTTTAAAGGAATCGCTAGCATTGGGTATTTTATATTCCTTACCCAGTTTTAGCGCACTGCCTTCTTTTATTTTATCTGAATTTAACGCTAAAAACTCGCCATAATGCTTTACCGGGTCCAGCCCCTGTTTACGAAGCAAAGAAAAAATACCGTCTCCTTGTTCTGCAATCGCAATGGTATATTGGTTTTCTTGGGAAAAAATAAATGTACAGGCCCAAACCCAAAATAGAAGGGATAATCTAAAATTCATTTTTAGTATGTTTTTGGGTGGGATGCCCTACAAAGATGGTAAAAAAACTGTTCTGATTATGTTTTGACCGGGAAAAAATTTCAGTAGATACACCAAAACCGTCAAAGCCTTGTTTTTCTTTCTTGGGAATATTGCTTTCGAATAACGGATTCGGCAGGTTTATTTTGTGGGGTAAACCTATTATCCTCATGTCCACCTACCTCATTATGTTGCATAAACCATTTCCAGACAAAACCTCCAGCAAACCAGCTCTCGGACCAAAACTCATCGAACAATACCTGGGTGGCCCTTGCCTGTGCCTCAAGATTGACATCGGTTTGGTTACGATCCACCAACCATGGTTTTTTCCCTGTAAAATCCATGCTCCTATACCCAAATTCCGTAAAAAGAATGGGGCTTTTTTTGTTTTTGGAAACCTCTTTTAATTTTGCTTTCCATGGTTGCCATCCTTTTGAAAGTGTTTCTACGGATGGATTTTCCTCTTCGCAAAGGGGAAAGTAGGCGTTTACCCCAATATAATCCAATCGGGACCAAAATGGTGTTTTTGCATACTCGTCCCAATTGGCTGCATAAGTAATTTCGCCATGATACACATGTCTGACCTTTGTGATGAGTTCGCTCCAAAATTCGGGGCGTTCGTTTACAAAAACCTTAAGCTCGGTACCTATACAGAATATATCGCTTTGAGTTTCCTCCGCTAAAGTTGCATATAGCAGAATAAATGCTTCGTAAGCCTCTTCGAATTGTTTCCAATCCGCTTCTGTCAACATTTTCAAGTTACCCGTAAAGGCTCCCCTGCTGATCCAAATTTGAGGTTTTACCATAATCCTGACACCATTTTGGTGCATTTTTTGGATATACTGCTCAACCCCTTCCCTGCGCTCTCCGAACCATTGCCTGTCGGAATCAAAAACCAAATCCGGTGAATTTATATCACTCGTAAAACCAAATGGCATAATGGCCGCATAATTGGCCTGGACATTAAGTACCGGATCGATATGCTGTTGCGAAGCTTCCTCACCAGAAGACACAAAACTAACACCGTTGACCTTATGGAATTTGGCGCTGCTGCAAGACACCAACACCGTGACACAAATAAAAATGATCTTCTTCATAATGATTGTAGACCTACTAAATTACTAATTTTAAAACATCGTGAGACTCCCAAAATCTTATTAAATTACTTTCGCTTGTTAAGTTCGCCCTATAAAGTCGACGTATTAAACAATCAAACTAAACCTATGGAACACATTGTTATTATTGGAAATGGTATTGCCGGTGTTACGGCTGCCCGACATATTCGAAAGTTGTCCGATAAAAAAATTACCATTGTTTCCGCCGAATCCAAATACTTTTTTTCACGCACTGCCCTAATGTACGTGTACATGGGGCATATGAAGTTTGAACATACCCAACCTTATGAAAACCATTTTTGGAAAAAGAACGGAATTGATTTGATCGAAGGCTTTGTGGATAAGGTGGACACCCAGAACAAACTTCTAAAAATTAAAGGCGCTGCCGACCTCAAATACGATAAACTAATTATAGCAACCGGCTCCAAGCCCAATAAATTTGGCTGGCCAGGTCAGGATTTGGATGGGGTACAAGGGCTCTACTCCAAACAAGACTTGGAGTTATTGGAAGAAAACGCCCCGAACAACAAAGTGTGTAAACGTGCCGTGATCGTAGGTGGTGGATTGATCGGTATTGAATTGGCAGAAATGCTGCGTACCCGAAACATCCCTGTTACCTTTTTGGTACGCGAAACCAGCTTTTGGAACGGGGTACTGCCAAGTGGCGAATCGGAAATGATCAATGAACACATTCGGGAACACCACATAGACCTACGTTTGGGCACTTCCTTAAAAGAAATAATTCCAGATGAAAACGGAAAAGTAAAGTCCGTGGTGATCGAGGAGACCGGCGAGATAATAGATTGCACTCTTGTTGGTTTGACCGCTGGGGTCACACCTAATATTGATTTTCTGAAAGATTCAGATATTGAGTTGGGACGGGGCGTAAAAGTAAACCGTTTATTGGAAACCAATACTAAAGATGTTTATGCCATTGGCGATTGTGCCGAACAGCATGAGGCCATTGGAAACCGTCGCCCTATTGAGGCTGTTTGGTACACCGGCCGGATGATGGGCGAGACCCTTGCCCAAACGATTTGCGGGAATCCCACCGAGTACAAACCGGGACATTGGTTCAATTCGGCCAAGTTTTTGGACATT
It includes:
- a CDS encoding pyruvate kinase, with product MGLTVDQLQKILVQIDQVIELIQEKDLECYELVEMVSRTYKESVKNLMHYAAFRSFDARKMQKGLKQLGLTRLANSEGNILGSLLKLKLIVHSLMGMPPDLAEDRILGIGAGAKLLKKHTNKLFGKSKRSRRVRIMVTQPTEAAENYGLVLEMVKNGMDCARINCAHDSPEVWSAIIRNVRKAALECNTMVKVAMDLSGAKVRTGKIDLGYHKKKKKKRKEFLRLNKGDVLVVTGRSDVAVEATLDHEGKVVVPAEVSCVPPQIIQRMETGAPILFDDGKIEGKVVSVGADSFRVEITRAGEGGSKLKGEKGINFPTLDLGISGLTEKDRQDLKFVVENADIVNYSYVNNAEDVNELYVELERLGAGVNLGVILKIETKLSYQNLINILIMAMQRKRIGIMIARGDLALEVGWKSMGMVQEGILSFSSAAHVPVVWATQVLEGLAKKGMPSRSEITDITSSVQAECVMLNKGPHIGEAISFLNEVLINVENSHNKREIMLPKMEWK
- a CDS encoding TIGR04282 family arsenosugar biosynthesis glycosyltransferase, which produces MSKNLLLILTRNPELGKCKTRLAAKVGDTAALDIYKFLLRHTVSITQDLQVEKWVLYSENIWEDDIWSNLGYKKKLQVGEDLGERMSHAFAEGFRAGFENIIVIGSDMFHLDQSDLEKAFLQLQSNDYVVGPAEDGGYYLLGMKSLQAALFENKAWGTDTVLSDTLKDLRSKTVYFLDERNDVDHYEDIKDIEAFEPFLKHIEP
- a CDS encoding purine-nucleoside phosphorylase — encoded protein: MTQNQIDESVDYLNKRGFENPEIGIVLGTGLGQLIDSIENPIEAHYNHIPHFPLATVEFHTGKLIYGTIEGKSAVVMQGRFHLYEGYDFLDITYPIRVMHQLGIKKLFVSNAAGAINLEFKKGDIMLIEDHINLQGGSPLAFKNVGEFGDRFVDMSEPYDLQMRQKIEQIATKEHISLKKGVYASVVGPQLETKAEYRMLKIMGADAVGMSTVPEVIIANQLRLPIVAVSVLTDECDPDNLQPVKVQEILKIAGETEPKMIKLFKELIKDL
- a CDS encoding glycoside hydrolase family 113, which produces MKKIIFICVTVLVSCSSAKFHKVNGVSFVSSGEEASQQHIDPVLNVQANYAAIMPFGFTSDINSPDLVFDSDRQWFGERREGVEQYIQKMHQNGVRIMVKPQIWISRGAFTGNLKMLTEADWKQFEEAYEAFILLYATLAEETQSDIFCIGTELKVFVNERPEFWSELITKVRHVYHGEITYAANWDEYAKTPFWSRLDYIGVNAYFPLCEEENPSVETLSKGWQPWKAKLKEVSKNKKSPILFTEFGYRSMDFTGKKPWLVDRNQTDVNLEAQARATQVLFDEFWSESWFAGGFVWKWFMQHNEVGGHEDNRFTPQNKPAESVIRKQYSQERKTRL
- a CDS encoding NAD(P)/FAD-dependent oxidoreductase — encoded protein: MEHIVIIGNGIAGVTAARHIRKLSDKKITIVSAESKYFFSRTALMYVYMGHMKFEHTQPYENHFWKKNGIDLIEGFVDKVDTQNKLLKIKGAADLKYDKLIIATGSKPNKFGWPGQDLDGVQGLYSKQDLELLEENAPNNKVCKRAVIVGGGLIGIELAEMLRTRNIPVTFLVRETSFWNGVLPSGESEMINEHIREHHIDLRLGTSLKEIIPDENGKVKSVVIEETGEIIDCTLVGLTAGVTPNIDFLKDSDIELGRGVKVNRLLETNTKDVYAIGDCAEQHEAIGNRRPIEAVWYTGRMMGETLAQTICGNPTEYKPGHWFNSAKFLDIEYQTYGWVFSERRKKDSETHFHWRHPKEKICLTIAFNKDSNAFLGINTFGIRMRHEIFDRWLNEKRDIDFVMEHLVDANFDPEFYKRFENEVVSQYNSDFQKSIRLKKKNLKRIFQIA